The proteins below come from a single Acidobacteriota bacterium genomic window:
- a CDS encoding class I SAM-dependent methyltransferase, with protein sequence MKLREEFGDIDIYLFDQLLKGNIQPGLALLDAGCGGGRNLVYFLRHHYKVFAVDTNPQAIQQVQALAAHLAPHLPAHNFQLADVAALPCVNARFDLVISSAVLHFARNPQHFDQMLAEMWRVLKPGGMLFARLASSIGIEEHVRPVGNGWFALPDGTERFLVDEAMLSAAMERLGAALLEPLKTTNVANLRCMTTWLLGKPA encoded by the coding sequence ATGAAGTTACGCGAAGAATTCGGCGACATAGACATCTACCTCTTCGATCAACTGCTTAAAGGCAACATCCAGCCCGGCCTCGCGCTGCTGGACGCAGGCTGTGGCGGCGGCCGCAATCTCGTCTATTTCCTCCGCCACCACTACAAGGTCTTTGCCGTAGACACCAATCCCCAGGCCATCCAGCAAGTCCAAGCGCTGGCCGCCCACCTGGCGCCGCACCTGCCCGCACACAACTTCCAACTCGCCGACGTGGCCGCGCTGCCCTGCGTCAACGCCCGCTTCGATCTGGTCATCAGCAGCGCCGTCCTGCATTTCGCCCGCAACCCACAACACTTTGACCAAATGTTGGCTGAGATGTGGCGCGTGCTCAAACCCGGCGGGATGTTATTTGCGCGGCTGGCGAGTTCTATCGGAATTGAAGAACACGTCCGCCCCGTCGGCAATGGCTGGTTCGCATTGCCGGATGGCACGGAGCGTTTTCTGGTGGATGAAGCAATGCTGAGTGCCGCGATGGAACGTTTGGGCGCTGCGCTGCTCGAACCACTGAAGACGACCAACGTGGCGAATCTGCGTTGTATGACGACGTGGCTGTTGGGGAAACCGGCGTAA